The following are encoded in a window of Kitasatospora sp. NBC_01250 genomic DNA:
- a CDS encoding universal stress protein produces the protein MAVAGQEGALGPEGTLKVVVGVDGSASSRAAVRWAIGYAKLIGAVVEAVGVVELPMNYGWSAPVVDTSLDEDTAQRNFRQELDAVLPAALGEGQPVEVRELLVRGNPAEALIEASRDAQVLVVGSRGHGTFARAMLGSVSQRCAQHAPCPVVIVRPG, from the coding sequence ATGGCGGTGGCGGGACAGGAAGGCGCCCTCGGACCGGAGGGCACGCTCAAGGTGGTGGTCGGCGTCGACGGCTCTGCGTCGTCGCGGGCGGCCGTCCGCTGGGCGATCGGCTACGCGAAGCTGATCGGCGCGGTGGTCGAGGCCGTGGGGGTGGTGGAGCTCCCGATGAACTACGGCTGGTCGGCGCCGGTGGTCGACACCTCGCTCGACGAGGACACGGCCCAGCGCAACTTCCGCCAGGAACTGGACGCCGTGCTGCCCGCCGCGCTGGGGGAGGGGCAGCCGGTGGAGGTGCGGGAGCTGCTGGTGCGCGGAAACCCGGCCGAGGCGCTGATCGAGGCTTCGCGGGACGCGCAGGTGCTGGTGGTCGGCAGCCGCGGTCACGGGACCTTCGCACGGGCGATGCTCGGCTCGGTCAGCCAGCGGTGCGCGCAGCACGCGCCGTGCCCGGTGGTGATCGTCCGGCCGGGGTAG
- a CDS encoding ribonuclease H family protein, giving the protein MVERIIAACDGAAKGNPGPAAWAFVVADSAGVPQRWQAGALGHSTNNIGELTALEQLLAATDPGTPLEVRLDSTYTRDAVTKWLAGWKRNGFKTAAGKPVANRELIQRIDALLQGRDVTFVYVPAHQVGGDPLNAIADQAASDAARSQQNAGGTAADLPVPDPAAATAAPRAARSGASSGGASGGASGARRGSGGGSRTLAARFPGTCPCSRPYGKGDTITKVGSSWGHPECATAQPRA; this is encoded by the coding sequence ATGGTGGAACGAATCATCGCAGCGTGTGACGGAGCGGCCAAGGGCAACCCCGGGCCGGCGGCCTGGGCCTTCGTGGTGGCGGACAGCGCGGGCGTCCCGCAGCGCTGGCAGGCCGGCGCGCTCGGGCACAGCACCAACAACATCGGCGAACTCACGGCGCTGGAGCAGCTGTTGGCCGCCACGGATCCCGGCACGCCGCTGGAGGTCCGGCTCGACAGCACCTACACCCGGGACGCGGTGACCAAGTGGCTGGCCGGCTGGAAGCGCAACGGCTTCAAGACCGCCGCCGGCAAGCCGGTGGCCAACCGCGAGCTGATCCAGCGCATCGACGCCCTGCTCCAGGGCCGGGACGTCACCTTCGTGTACGTTCCGGCCCACCAGGTGGGCGGTGACCCGCTCAACGCGATCGCCGACCAGGCCGCCAGCGACGCCGCCCGCTCCCAGCAGAACGCCGGCGGCACCGCGGCCGACCTCCCGGTGCCGGACCCGGCCGCCGCCACCGCCGCGCCGCGCGCCGCCCGGTCCGGCGCGTCGTCGGGCGGTGCGTCGGGTGGTGCGTCCGGCGCCAGGCGCGGCTCCGGCGGCGGCTCGCGCACGCTGGCCGCGCGGTTCCCCGGCACCTGCCCGTGCAGCCGCCCGTACGGCAAGGGCGACACGATCACCAAGGTCGGCAGCAGCTGGGGACACCCGGAGTGCGCGACGGCGCAGCCGCGGGCCTGA
- a CDS encoding collagenase → MRLRIPLPTLMAGVVAGCATAATLLPAPALAAAAPAAARPPAATAPAAAASAVPKPLGPTVAAGSDDFAPAAAPLPPALLGQAVMGQPAGTAVQTTPRPAASAPVPAKPKAARANGAKDTQSCTPADFGSRTGSGLVSFVEGSTTDCVNTLFNVTGTDAGNVFKEPQMLSVAQAFQSLAADYTGDDSTGIWQLVLFLRAGYYVQSYNAGAVGSYDAALTSATKAGLDAFFAGQHWTDVNDNNGSVLYDVLVLTDSANLQGDYLKVYKQVLSSYNNSYNAFPKLVNAVNSVLSAPLWRGNYNPDFVTAVTADPSILGTLSTFALGHEDLLTGPNAFLDENAGNDLARMSGDNATIEAAARPLVKAVLDSARITGSTGPLYVHTAYQADAFDGAQCSYYNTCDLPAKLTAAILPDTLVCDNRTIETEDLSPADLAAVCTSLRGEDTFFHNMVKDNGPVPGQYDKTITLGIFANQADYVNYSWAIFGNSTDNGGQTVMDPTDPTNQAVSVMYQKSWNDGFTANVWNLNHEYTHYMDGIYDMKGNFTTETSVPDIWWIEGVAEYESYAYRGTTDTQAMQEAANHTYKLSTIFQNTYDNSDSTRVYPWGYLAVRYMFEKHPADVTNMLNHFRAGDFQGAYAVYNSIGTAYDADFDSWLTSCAAGACYAEGPTALFDASVNGATVSLSDKSVETASSDRITSWHWTFGDGTSSDQQNPTHTYAAAGTYTVALTATDSSGKSASTPASVTVTTGGTTTLPTCTDARTDAMGQNCSRSGRAESAGNLDYLYIYLPAGTTTLKVSTSGGTGSASLYYDPNTWASPSTFTASSTTPGSTAQSLTVTNTTAGYRYLSLYANTDFSGVTVSTQY, encoded by the coding sequence GTGCGTCTGCGCATACCGCTCCCCACCCTCATGGCCGGTGTCGTCGCCGGCTGTGCCACCGCCGCCACCCTGCTGCCGGCGCCCGCGCTGGCCGCAGCGGCACCGGCCGCCGCCCGGCCGCCGGCCGCGACCGCACCCGCGGCCGCCGCCTCCGCCGTCCCCAAGCCGCTCGGGCCGACCGTGGCCGCCGGATCCGACGACTTCGCCCCCGCCGCCGCCCCGCTGCCACCGGCCCTGCTCGGCCAGGCCGTGATGGGCCAGCCGGCCGGCACGGCCGTGCAGACCACGCCGCGTCCGGCCGCCTCCGCGCCCGTGCCCGCCAAGCCGAAAGCGGCCCGCGCCAATGGTGCGAAGGACACCCAGAGTTGCACCCCGGCCGACTTCGGCAGCCGGACCGGGTCCGGCCTGGTCTCCTTCGTGGAGGGCTCGACCACGGACTGCGTCAACACGCTCTTCAACGTCACCGGCACCGACGCGGGCAACGTCTTCAAGGAACCGCAGATGCTCTCCGTCGCCCAGGCGTTCCAGAGCCTGGCGGCCGACTACACCGGCGACGACTCCACCGGCATCTGGCAGCTCGTGCTCTTCCTGCGGGCCGGCTACTACGTCCAGTCCTACAACGCCGGCGCCGTCGGCAGCTACGACGCCGCGCTCACCAGTGCGACCAAGGCCGGACTCGACGCCTTCTTCGCCGGGCAGCACTGGACCGACGTCAACGACAACAACGGCAGTGTGCTGTACGACGTGCTGGTGCTGACCGACAGCGCGAACCTGCAGGGCGACTACCTGAAGGTCTACAAGCAGGTCCTGAGTAGCTACAACAACTCCTACAACGCCTTCCCCAAGCTGGTGAACGCGGTCAACTCCGTGCTGTCGGCGCCGTTGTGGCGGGGCAACTACAACCCGGACTTCGTCACCGCGGTCACCGCCGACCCGAGCATCCTGGGCACCCTCAGCACCTTCGCGCTGGGGCACGAGGACCTGCTCACCGGCCCGAACGCCTTCCTGGACGAGAACGCGGGCAACGACCTGGCCCGGATGTCCGGCGACAACGCCACCATCGAGGCGGCGGCCAGGCCGCTGGTCAAGGCGGTGCTCGACTCCGCCCGGATCACCGGCAGCACCGGCCCGCTCTACGTGCACACCGCCTACCAGGCGGACGCCTTCGACGGCGCCCAGTGCTCGTACTACAACACCTGCGACCTGCCGGCGAAGCTGACCGCCGCGATCCTGCCCGACACCCTGGTCTGCGACAACCGCACCATCGAGACCGAGGACCTCTCACCCGCCGACCTGGCGGCGGTCTGCACCAGCCTGCGCGGCGAGGACACCTTCTTCCACAACATGGTCAAGGACAACGGCCCGGTCCCCGGCCAGTACGACAAGACCATCACGCTGGGGATCTTCGCCAACCAGGCCGACTACGTGAACTACTCCTGGGCGATCTTCGGCAACTCCACCGACAACGGCGGCCAGACCGTCATGGACCCGACGGACCCGACCAACCAGGCCGTCTCGGTGATGTACCAGAAGTCCTGGAACGACGGCTTCACCGCCAACGTGTGGAACCTGAACCACGAGTACACGCACTACATGGACGGCATCTACGACATGAAGGGCAACTTCACCACCGAGACGTCCGTCCCGGACATCTGGTGGATCGAAGGGGTCGCCGAGTACGAGTCCTACGCCTACCGCGGCACCACCGACACCCAGGCGATGCAGGAGGCGGCCAACCACACCTACAAGCTCAGCACGATCTTCCAGAACACCTACGACAACTCGGACTCGACCCGCGTCTACCCGTGGGGCTACCTCGCCGTCCGGTACATGTTCGAGAAGCACCCCGCCGACGTCACCAACATGCTGAACCACTTCCGCGCCGGTGACTTCCAGGGCGCCTACGCGGTCTACAACAGCATCGGCACCGCCTACGACGCCGACTTCGACAGCTGGCTCACCAGCTGCGCCGCCGGCGCCTGCTACGCCGAGGGCCCGACGGCGCTGTTCGACGCCTCGGTCAACGGGGCCACGGTCAGCCTGAGCGACAAGTCGGTCGAGACCGCCAGTTCGGACAGGATCACCTCCTGGCACTGGACCTTCGGCGACGGCACCTCCTCCGACCAGCAGAACCCGACCCACACCTACGCGGCGGCCGGCACCTACACGGTCGCCCTGACGGCCACCGACAGCAGCGGCAAGAGCGCCAGCACCCCGGCCTCGGTCACCGTGACCACCGGTGGCACCACCACCCTGCCCACCTGCACCGACGCGCGCACCGACGCGATGGGCCAGAACTGCTCCCGCTCCGGCCGCGCCGAGAGCGCCGGCAACCTGGACTACCTGTACATCTACCTGCCGGCCGGCACCACCACGCTGAAGGTCTCGACCTCCGGCGGGACCGGCAGCGCCTCGCTCTACTACGACCCGAACACCTGGGCCTCGCCGAGCACCTTCACCGCCTCGTCCACCACCCCCGGTAGCACCGCCCAGTCCCTCACCGTCACCAACACGACGGCCGGGTACCGCTACCTCAGCCTCTACGCCAACACCGACTTCAGCGGTGTGACGGTCAGCACCCAGTACTGA